The Streptomyces venezuelae genomic interval GGGGGGATACGCACCATGAATCACGCGCACCTACGCGGCCGCCGGCTCGCCGTGGCCGTCACCGCCGTGCTCGCCGTCACCTTCGTCGGCGGGACGCTCGTCACCGCGCCGGCCGCCGAGGCGACCGTGACGGCTCCGGCGGCTCCGGCCGCGGCGAATGCGACCGTCCCGCTTCCGGCCGGCGAGAAGCTCGTCAGCTCCGGTAACACCGGGTTCTCACCTCGAAGGACGACGGCGCGGGTGGGACCGCGCTGACGTGGACGAGGTTCGGCTCACCTGGGACGGGCTGATCGACGGGGCCAGTGCCCCGAACGGCGCCTACTCGTGGCAGGTGACCCTGACGCCGACCAACGGCATCGGGTTCCCGGGATACGCGAACGGCTCGCTCAAGGTGGTCCGGAAGGCCAACCCGCACGACTACACCGACAACGGCTCGCCCGACCTGCTCGCGCGGGACACGGCCGGGGTGCTGTGGACCTACCTCAGCAAGGGCGACGGCACCTTCGGGACGCGGACCAAGGTCGGCCCCGGCTGGGGCATCTACAACAAGCTCGCGGCCGGTTCGGACCTCACGGGCGACGGCAGGGACGATCTCGTCGCCACCGACGCCTCCGGTCTGCTGTGGCTGTACAAGGGCGCGGGAAGCGCCATGGCGCCCTACGCGGCCCGGGTGAAGGTCGGGTCCGGCTGGGGTGTCTACAACCAGCTGACGGCCGTCGGGAACATCGCCGGCGGTGTCGCCGGCGACCTCCTCGCGCGGGACACCGCCGGGGTGCTGTGGCTGTACCTCGGGAAGGGCGACGGTACGTTCGCGGCCCGGACCAGGATCGGTACGGGCTGGGGCGGTTACAGCCAGCTGGTGGGCGTCGGCGACGCCGACAACGACGGCCGGTCCGACCTCGTCGCGTACGGGTCGGCGGGGACGCACGTCTTCCTGGGGACCGGGGCGTGGGCCACGCCGTTCACGAAGACGGCGACCTCGCTGTACGCGGGCGAGGGGACCAAGTTCACGTCGGTGTCGTGACCGATCCCGGCCCGGCCCCGGCGTCACGCCTCGGACGGCTCCTCGTAGCATCCGGGCGTGACCTCCACCGGCAGCTTCGTACTCTTCGACGTCGACGGCACCCTCATGGACGCCGTCGCCGACCAGCGCCGCATGTGGCACGAGTGGGCCGCTCGGTACGGGCTCGACGGGGACGAGGTCCACGCCGTGGCCCTGCGGACGCGGCCCGTCGAGACCTTCGCGGCCGTCGCCCCGGGGCACGATCCGGACGAGTGCCTCGCCCTGCTGCACGCGCTGGAGGACGAGGACGTCCGTACGGGCACGTACGCGGCCTTCGACGGGGCCGCCGAGCTGCTCGGCGGGCTTCCCGCGGACCGGTGGGCGCTCGTCACGTCGAACTACGAGCACCGGGTGCGGGGCCGGTTCGAGCGGACCGGGCTGCCGCTGCCGGGGCTGATCGTGGACGCGGCCTCGGTGGCCGAGGGGAAGCCGTCCCCCGTCCCGTACCTTCTCGCGGCCGAGAAGCTGGGCGCGGACCCGACGGACTGCCTGGTCATCGAGGACGCGCCGTCCGGGGTCCGCTCCGGGCTCGCCGCCGGGATGACGGTCTGGTCGGTCAACGGCCCCGCTCCCGTGGACGGCGCCCACCGTCACTTCCCGACGCTGGCCGACGCGGCTCCGCACATCCTGGCGACGCTGGTGTAGCGCGTAAGCGTCCGCACGGGCGGACCTGTGAGGCGGGTCACAGGGAACGTTCCGGCGCTTCGGCTCCTCCTTCGGGTGTCGGCGCCCGACGCCGGCCTCGACTCGGAGGGGGACCCGTGGCGGTCATCGACATCCAGCGGCCTCGTACGGCCACCGGCGCGCATGCCGTCTCGGCGCTGCTCGCCGTCCTCGCCCTGGTGCACGTCTACTGGGCCACCGGCCTGACGTGGCCGGCCCACGACGAGCGGGGGCTCTCGCTCGCCGTCCTCGGCGGTGTCGTCTCCTTCGGACCGCCCGTCGTGCTGCCGCTCGCCGCACTGGAGGGCGTCGCCGCCCTGGCCGTGTCCGCCCGGGCGCGTCGTCGGGGCGGCAGGACGGCGCGGCTGGTCACGGCGGCCGTCGCCGCCGGGATGCTGCTGCGCGCGGCGGCCGGGCTGGTGTGGATCGTGGCCGGCCGCGACGGGTCCGGTGCGGTGTTCCCGTGGCTGAACGCCTTCCTCTACACGCCCCTGTGCCTGGTGTGCGGATGGGCGGCGCTGCGTGCCGCCCGCTGATCACGCCGGCCGGGGTGCCGGCCGGAGCGTCGACCTGGGCATTGACCGGGGCGTCGCGCTCGCCCGGGCCGCCCGGCGCGGTGACACGCTGGCCCTGCACGACCTGCTCGACCATCTCACCCCGTACATCGCCCGGATCTGCCGTCCCATCGCGCTGGACGACGGCCCGGACGCCACGCAGGAGGCGCTGGTCGCCGTGTTCACGTCGCTGAGGTCGCTGCGGGACCCGGAGGCGCTGTACGGGTGGGTCCGGGGGATCTCCGTACGCGAGGCGGTACGGGTGGCCAAGCGGGCGGCGCGGGCGCGGCCGGCCGAGCTGGCCGACGTACCGGAGCGGGGTGATCCGCAGCTGGCCGCCGACATCGACGACGTGCTCTCGCGGCTGTCTCCGCAGCATCGCGCGGTGCTCGTCCTGCGCGATGTCGAAGGGCTGGACGAGGAGTCCGCGGCGGCCGTGCTCGGCGTTCCGGCCGGCACCGCGAAGTCGCGGCTGCACCGGGCCCGGCAGAGTTTCCGAAAGGCGTGGAGCGGATGACACCGAGCAATGTGGGGCGGCTGCGCGTCATGGGGGCCGCGATCCGGGGGGCGTACGTCGTCGAGGGGGTGCTGCCTTCGTCGTTCGACGAGGTGTGGGGCGTGATGGGGGATCTCGAAGGGGGCTTCGGGGACTTCCAGCCGGACATGCGGTCCGTGCGGGTCCTCCGTGTCGACGGCGACCGCGTCGAGGCCCTGGCCCGCAGCCGGTACGGGCTGCGCGCTCACTTCCACGGCGTTCTGCGCCCCGGCTGGGGCTGGCTGCAGAGCCGGTTCCTGGTCGTCGGGATGGCTGCCGACGCGACGGACGACGGCCGGACGAGGGTGGCGCTCACGGGAGGCGTACGCCTGCCGGGAAGGCCCGCCCTCGTCCCGGTCGGGGCGCGCGGGGAGCTCGAACGGGCCATGAGGCGGCTCGGTGAGCGCGTGCCCTAGAGGTGGGGTCCTGCCGCTCGCTCACCGGCCCGTCTCGCGGGCGGTGGTGGCGATCTCGCGGGCTGCGTCGGCCACCGCGCGGAAGTCCTTGCGCAGGATCTTGGAGTGGTTGCTGGGGACCTT includes:
- a CDS encoding FG-GAP repeat domain-containing protein, with protein sequence MDEVRLTWDGLIDGASAPNGAYSWQVTLTPTNGIGFPGYANGSLKVVRKANPHDYTDNGSPDLLARDTAGVLWTYLSKGDGTFGTRTKVGPGWGIYNKLAAGSDLTGDGRDDLVATDASGLLWLYKGAGSAMAPYAARVKVGSGWGVYNQLTAVGNIAGGVAGDLLARDTAGVLWLYLGKGDGTFAARTRIGTGWGGYSQLVGVGDADNDGRSDLVAYGSAGTHVFLGTGAWATPFTKTATSLYAGEGTKFTSVS
- a CDS encoding HAD family hydrolase translates to MTSTGSFVLFDVDGTLMDAVADQRRMWHEWAARYGLDGDEVHAVALRTRPVETFAAVAPGHDPDECLALLHALEDEDVRTGTYAAFDGAAELLGGLPADRWALVTSNYEHRVRGRFERTGLPLPGLIVDAASVAEGKPSPVPYLLAAEKLGADPTDCLVIEDAPSGVRSGLAAGMTVWSVNGPAPVDGAHRHFPTLADAAPHILATLV
- a CDS encoding DUF3995 domain-containing protein translates to MAVIDIQRPRTATGAHAVSALLAVLALVHVYWATGLTWPAHDERGLSLAVLGGVVSFGPPVVLPLAALEGVAALAVSARARRRGGRTARLVTAAVAAGMLLRAAAGLVWIVAGRDGSGAVFPWLNAFLYTPLCLVCGWAALRAAR
- a CDS encoding RNA polymerase sigma factor — encoded protein: MGIDRGVALARAARRGDTLALHDLLDHLTPYIARICRPIALDDGPDATQEALVAVFTSLRSLRDPEALYGWVRGISVREAVRVAKRAARARPAELADVPERGDPQLAADIDDVLSRLSPQHRAVLVLRDVEGLDEESAAAVLGVPAGTAKSRLHRARQSFRKAWSG